Part of the Bacteroidota bacterium genome is shown below.
TTGTTGCTGCTCATTGTATTCGGGGTGGGATGGGTCGAGCAATTTAAAATACAAAACCGGCTTTCCGTTCTCCTGTTTAACTTCAATATCGTGACAATGCAAAGCTGTTGTATAAGCTCCGGTATCTATTTTTGCATCAATATCAAAAATACCGAGATCGGGGAATGATACCTTTTCCCTCCGGCCAATTGTGATCTTTGGTTTTTCTTCAGTCATAATAAGCTATACAGCTGCTGCAAGGTAGAAAATATCTGTGAAAGAGACTCACTCTTCCTTCGGGCACCTTCACCGAATGGAAAAGAGAAACCGGATCTTTTCAGAAACTGTTTAAAATTTATTCAATAATATTTTTATAGCTGCAAAATGAATCATTGCCTCACTTGTTTCAAGCAAATATTCAAAATCTTTACTCAATCTTCGTTGGTTTTCAAACCAAGAAAAAGTTCTTTCAATAATCCA
Proteins encoded:
- a CDS encoding transposase yields the protein WIIERTFSWFENQRRLSKDFEYLLETSEAMIHFAAIKILLNKF